The proteins below are encoded in one region of Sinorhizobium meliloti:
- a CDS encoding TRAP transporter large permease translates to MSLALLVLFAVFILLLLIDAPIAIALALSSVAYLLVGDVLPLMVVAQRMVAGIDSFTLLAIPLFLLAGLLMVHGGLAPRIVNLCAAVVGQRTGGLAIVMIAACMMFGSLSGSGVADVVAIGSMLLPAMKERGYHPGFSSAGLGCAGSLGTVIPPSIVLIVYGTATGTSIGQLFIHSIGPGILLGFGLMVVAWWISRKNGWKGGEPFSWTRLGTALRESVLALLAPVIIVGGIRFGIFTPTEAAGIGVAYALLVGALIYRQLTLAKVFSLLRDTTEMTGSILIVIAAASVFGWILTVEQVPQLVVNAITGATESATVALMLMMVAVLVLGTFMESIAIILILAPVFLPVLRVFEIDPVYFGVLLTINLAIGANTPPLGIDLMAACRTGGIPMSASFRYLLPFIGVMALIMFLLVLFPGLMTLMSLGM, encoded by the coding sequence ATGAGCCTTGCCCTTCTCGTCCTCTTTGCCGTCTTCATTCTCTTGCTCCTGATCGATGCGCCGATCGCGATCGCGCTTGCGCTTTCCTCGGTCGCTTATCTGCTGGTCGGCGATGTATTGCCGCTGATGGTGGTCGCGCAGCGCATGGTGGCGGGGATCGACAGCTTCACGCTGCTGGCAATCCCGCTTTTCCTGCTCGCCGGCCTGCTCATGGTGCATGGGGGGCTCGCCCCGAGGATCGTCAATCTTTGCGCGGCAGTCGTGGGCCAGCGGACGGGTGGTCTCGCTATCGTGATGATTGCCGCCTGCATGATGTTCGGCTCGCTCTCGGGATCGGGTGTCGCGGACGTGGTGGCGATCGGTTCCATGCTGCTGCCGGCCATGAAGGAGCGCGGCTACCATCCGGGTTTCTCCTCCGCTGGTCTCGGCTGCGCCGGTTCGCTTGGCACGGTCATTCCTCCGTCCATAGTCCTGATCGTCTACGGAACGGCGACCGGAACGTCGATCGGGCAGCTTTTCATCCACTCCATCGGTCCAGGCATCCTGCTCGGTTTCGGGCTGATGGTCGTCGCGTGGTGGATTTCCCGCAAGAACGGTTGGAAGGGCGGAGAACCGTTCAGCTGGACTCGGCTGGGCACCGCTCTGCGCGAATCCGTGCTTGCCCTGCTCGCGCCGGTCATCATCGTCGGCGGCATCCGCTTCGGCATCTTCACGCCGACGGAGGCGGCGGGCATCGGCGTCGCCTATGCGCTGCTCGTCGGGGCCCTCATCTATCGCCAGCTGACGCTCGCCAAGGTCTTCAGCCTCCTGCGCGACACGACGGAAATGACCGGTTCCATCCTCATCGTCATCGCGGCCGCCTCCGTCTTCGGCTGGATTCTGACGGTCGAGCAGGTTCCGCAGCTCGTCGTCAATGCCATCACCGGCGCGACCGAGAGCGCCACAGTCGCGCTCATGCTGATGATGGTCGCGGTCCTGGTCCTCGGCACGTTCATGGAATCGATCGCCATCATTCTCATCCTGGCGCCCGTTTTCCTGCCGGTGCTGCGGGTCTTCGAGATCGACCCGGTCTATTTCGGCGTGCTGCTGACCATCAACCTGGCGATCGGCGCCAATACACCGCCACTCGGCATCGACCTGATGGCCGCGTGCCGCACCGGTGGCATACCGATGTCGGCGTCCTTCCGCTATCTGCTGCCGTTCATCGGCGTCATGGCGCTCATCATGTTCCTCCTCGTTCTCTTTCCGGGGCTGATGACACTGATGTCGCTCGGAATGTGA
- a CDS encoding Zn-dependent hydrolase, producing MSFASNTRANIDRFWSTIETSAEIGQGRPGGLARLTLTDDDRRMRDLFVNWCRDAGLCVEIDELGNIFGRREGSDPSLPPVLIGSHLDTQINGGRFDGIAGVLSGLEVIRTLNDVGHVTRRPIVVVNWTNEEGARFSPPMVASGCFVGAYDGDWVKELVSDDGARFGAELERIGYNGNKPCRAGEIDAYYELHIEQGPILDLENRDVGVVTSGYPSYGMRVRFSGKTAHTGPTPMDLRRNALVAGARWLTAVDDIGWDFAVGDGKATGARLAAWPNKPGILSDTAQAICDVRHPDAATARVMGEKMRRAVFESAARAGCDAVIEDEWFWGGDIFDHAMVEGIRAEAVRMGYDWRDIQSQAGHDAYFLARHCPTAMIFTPCKGGITHNNEEDCDRDDLAPGLNVLLHAVVARADR from the coding sequence ATGTCGTTCGCATCGAACACCCGTGCCAACATCGATCGCTTCTGGTCGACCATCGAGACTTCCGCCGAAATCGGCCAGGGGCGGCCGGGCGGCCTCGCCCGCCTAACGCTGACGGACGATGATCGCAGAATGCGCGACCTCTTCGTCAACTGGTGTCGTGATGCGGGCCTGTGCGTCGAGATCGATGAACTCGGCAACATCTTCGGCCGGCGCGAAGGAAGCGATCCGTCGCTGCCGCCGGTGCTGATCGGCAGCCATCTTGACACCCAGATCAACGGTGGTCGCTTCGATGGGATCGCCGGCGTTCTCTCCGGACTCGAGGTGATCCGTACGCTGAACGACGTCGGTCATGTCACCCGCCGCCCGATCGTCGTCGTCAACTGGACGAATGAAGAGGGAGCGCGTTTCTCGCCGCCCATGGTCGCATCCGGCTGCTTCGTCGGGGCCTATGACGGGGACTGGGTCAAAGAGCTCGTCTCCGACGACGGAGCGCGTTTCGGCGCCGAGCTCGAGCGCATCGGTTACAACGGAAACAAGCCCTGTCGTGCCGGTGAGATCGATGCCTATTACGAATTGCATATCGAGCAGGGGCCGATCCTCGACCTCGAGAATCGCGATGTCGGAGTGGTGACGAGCGGATATCCGAGCTACGGGATGCGGGTGCGCTTTTCGGGCAAGACGGCACATACCGGCCCGACGCCGATGGACCTGCGCCGCAATGCGCTGGTCGCGGGCGCACGCTGGCTGACTGCCGTGGACGACATCGGCTGGGATTTTGCCGTCGGCGACGGCAAGGCGACCGGCGCCCGGCTGGCGGCGTGGCCGAACAAACCGGGCATCCTCTCCGACACGGCCCAAGCGATCTGCGACGTTCGCCATCCCGATGCGGCGACCGCGCGCGTCATGGGTGAAAAGATGCGCCGTGCCGTCTTCGAAAGCGCCGCCCGCGCCGGCTGCGACGCGGTCATAGAGGACGAGTGGTTTTGGGGCGGGGACATCTTCGATCACGCGATGGTGGAAGGAATCAGGGCGGAAGCGGTCCGGATGGGCTATGACTGGCGCGACATCCAGTCCCAGGCCGGGCACGATGCCTATTTCCTCGCCCGACATTGCCCGACGGCAATGATCTTCACGCCCTGCAAGGGCGGCATCACCCACAACAACGAGGAGGACTGCGACCGCGACGATCTTGCGCCGGGCCTCAATGTCCTGTTGCATGCCGTCGTGGCGCGCGCCGACCGCTGA
- the rfbC gene encoding dTDP-4-dehydrorhamnose 3,5-epimerase, with translation MSRFSRLSTPLAGLTVIERKQMGDERGFFSRFFCRDELRDFGADGTISQINHTLTRTKGTIRGMHFQRPPHDEAKFVSCLAGAVFDVAVDIRPDSPTYLQWHGEILSAENARSMMIPGGFAHGFQTLSENCELVYLHDKPYAPDAEGGLNPLDPRLAISWPLEVAQMSERDRAFAFISA, from the coding sequence ATGTCGCGGTTCAGCCGTCTCTCCACGCCACTCGCGGGCCTGACTGTCATCGAGCGCAAGCAGATGGGTGACGAACGCGGCTTTTTCTCACGCTTCTTCTGCCGGGACGAATTGCGCGATTTCGGAGCTGACGGAACGATCTCGCAGATCAACCACACCCTGACGCGAACGAAGGGCACGATCCGTGGCATGCACTTCCAGCGGCCGCCCCATGACGAGGCGAAGTTCGTCTCGTGCCTGGCCGGCGCTGTTTTCGACGTCGCCGTCGACATCAGGCCGGATTCACCCACCTATCTGCAATGGCACGGTGAAATCCTGAGTGCCGAGAATGCCCGCTCGATGATGATCCCCGGCGGGTTTGCCCATGGATTCCAGACGCTGAGCGAGAATTGCGAACTCGTCTACCTGCACGACAAGCCCTACGCGCCCGACGCGGAAGGCGGGCTCAATCCGCTCGACCCGCGGCTTGCCATTTCCTGGCCGCTCGAAGTGGCGCAGATGTCCGAGCGCGATCGCGCCTTCGCCTTCATCTCCGCTTGA
- a CDS encoding ABC transporter ATP-binding protein, protein MVSLALKDVGATYGRRVVLSDINTGTLKGGHLTAVIGPNAAGKSTLFKRIAGLAAGPGLVHLSDTANGAEAICYMPQDTGANAVLTVYESVLLSAKQGSGWKVKDGELAEIDRVLAALKINELAFRGLGELSGGQRQLVSIAQALVRKPEVLLMDEPTSALDLFRQIEVLGFMKRLAAQSGMAVLIALHDLNHALRYCEDTIVISGGSVVASGPTHTVVTADMLKSVYRVEARVEACSRGRPVIIVDDSITFG, encoded by the coding sequence ATGGTAAGCCTCGCTCTCAAGGATGTCGGTGCAACCTATGGCCGGCGCGTCGTTCTTTCCGACATCAATACCGGGACATTGAAAGGCGGGCATCTTACCGCCGTCATCGGCCCCAACGCGGCCGGGAAGTCGACGCTGTTCAAGCGGATCGCCGGCCTCGCCGCCGGCCCCGGCCTCGTACACCTATCCGACACGGCCAACGGTGCTGAGGCGATCTGCTACATGCCGCAGGACACCGGCGCCAATGCCGTCCTGACCGTCTACGAGTCGGTTCTGCTTTCTGCCAAGCAGGGATCGGGATGGAAGGTGAAGGACGGCGAACTGGCGGAGATCGATCGCGTGCTCGCGGCGCTCAAGATCAACGAACTCGCCTTCCGCGGGCTTGGCGAGCTATCCGGGGGACAGCGCCAGCTCGTCTCGATCGCACAGGCGCTCGTGCGCAAGCCGGAGGTTCTCCTGATGGACGAGCCGACCTCGGCGCTCGATCTCTTCCGCCAGATCGAGGTGCTCGGCTTCATGAAGCGCCTCGCCGCTCAATCCGGCATGGCGGTACTGATCGCCCTGCACGATCTCAATCATGCGCTGCGCTATTGCGAAGACACGATCGTGATCAGCGGCGGCTCCGTCGTCGCAAGCGGCCCGACGCACACGGTCGTCACGGCCGACATGCTGAAATCCGTCTACCGCGTCGAGGCGCGGGTCGAAGCCTGCTCCCGCGGCCGGCCGGTCATCATCGTCGACGATTCCATCACCTTCGGGTGA
- a CDS encoding TRAP transporter small permease, whose amino-acid sequence MQDASIPRPRISNAIDNVARAVGGLAIATFTAIIVYVVICRYALSFTPRWSEEIPRLLLVWVTFIGAVSAFVRNTHLCAGLTDLLVAPGRFRSLLAVLARLASLLFLVVVIWSGWKITVLTWSHETTVLSWPAGLVYLALPVTGAIAFVALVAAELRK is encoded by the coding sequence ATGCAAGACGCATCGATACCGCGTCCGCGGATTTCCAATGCCATAGACAACGTAGCCCGCGCGGTGGGCGGCCTGGCCATCGCCACCTTCACCGCCATCATCGTCTACGTCGTCATTTGCCGTTATGCCCTTTCCTTCACACCACGCTGGTCGGAGGAAATCCCGCGTCTTCTATTGGTTTGGGTGACGTTCATCGGCGCGGTTTCCGCCTTTGTCCGCAACACGCATCTTTGCGCCGGCCTGACGGACCTGCTTGTTGCGCCCGGCCGGTTCCGTTCCCTCCTGGCCGTACTCGCGCGTCTGGCATCCCTCCTGTTCCTGGTCGTCGTCATCTGGTCCGGATGGAAGATAACGGTGCTGACATGGTCGCATGAAACCACGGTCCTGAGCTGGCCCGCGGGGCTCGTCTATCTCGCGCTGCCGGTCACGGGTGCCATCGCCTTCGTTGCCCTCGTTGCCGCGGAACTGCGCAAATGA
- a CDS encoding acyltransferase yields the protein MIEVHPSAKISPLCDIEDSVRGTRIVVGEASVIDSFVKVKPVGGTGDLTIGRFCYVNSGCVFYTGNGISIADNVLIAANCTFAPVNHAYGDRDRLIREQGFLPSRGGILVEEDVWIGANSVILDGALLRKGCVIAAGSIVRGEVEAYTVCGGNPLRRLGVRS from the coding sequence ATGATCGAGGTGCATCCCTCGGCTAAGATCAGCCCGCTCTGCGATATCGAGGATTCCGTGCGCGGCACACGGATCGTCGTCGGAGAAGCATCGGTCATCGACAGCTTCGTCAAGGTCAAACCGGTGGGCGGCACCGGCGATCTCACGATCGGCCGCTTCTGTTATGTCAACAGCGGCTGCGTCTTCTACACCGGCAACGGGATAAGCATAGCCGACAATGTCTTGATCGCGGCCAATTGTACCTTCGCTCCGGTCAATCACGCCTATGGCGACCGGGATCGCCTGATCCGGGAACAGGGCTTCCTGCCGAGCCGCGGCGGCATCCTCGTCGAGGAGGATGTCTGGATCGGGGCGAATTCGGTCATCCTGGACGGCGCCCTGTTGCGCAAGGGCTGTGTCATCGCCGCCGGGTCCATCGTGCGCGGCGAGGTCGAAGCCTACACCGTCTGCGGCGGCAATCCGCTGAGGCGCCTGGGGGTGCGATCGTGA
- a CDS encoding class I SAM-dependent methyltransferase encodes MSDVATRPNYDLRDEIKAYWSERAATFDLSPGHEIFSEEERAAWHRLIRRHLGEGAGRSALDLASGTGVVSHLLDDVGFRVAGMDWSEPMLERARQKAKSRGRDISFRMGDAENTMEPDDHYDVVVNRHLVWTLVDPAAAFREWLRVLKPGGRVLIVDGDFVNATRLERFFSSLNVWGQRVGLLRPDAPSQPREMLETHRSILARVHFSQGARAEAVVGLLRAAGFADITVDTDLGEIHRMQAKNWNLFKGLARRSQHRFAIRASKPVA; translated from the coding sequence ATGAGCGACGTGGCAACGCGGCCCAACTATGATCTTCGCGACGAAATCAAAGCCTATTGGTCGGAACGTGCGGCCACTTTCGATCTCTCTCCCGGCCACGAGATTTTTTCCGAGGAGGAACGCGCCGCCTGGCATCGGCTCATCCGGCGCCATCTCGGCGAAGGAGCCGGCCGCTCGGCACTCGACCTTGCAAGCGGGACCGGGGTGGTCTCGCACCTCCTCGACGATGTCGGCTTCCGGGTGGCTGGCATGGACTGGTCCGAACCGATGCTCGAACGCGCACGGCAAAAAGCGAAGAGCCGCGGACGCGATATTTCCTTCCGCATGGGCGATGCGGAAAATACCATGGAGCCGGACGACCATTATGACGTGGTCGTCAACCGACATCTGGTATGGACGCTCGTCGATCCGGCCGCGGCCTTCAGGGAGTGGCTTCGCGTGCTGAAACCTGGCGGCAGGGTGCTGATCGTCGATGGCGATTTCGTCAATGCGACCCGGCTCGAACGGTTCTTTTCGTCGCTCAACGTCTGGGGGCAGCGTGTCGGGCTCCTCAGACCCGACGCGCCGTCCCAGCCCCGGGAGATGCTGGAAACGCATCGAAGCATTCTTGCCCGCGTCCACTTCTCGCAAGGGGCGCGCGCCGAGGCCGTAGTCGGCCTGCTGCGGGCCGCCGGCTTCGCCGATATAACAGTCGATACCGATCTCGGAGAGATACATCGGATGCAGGCGAAGAATTGGAATCTGTTCAAGGGCCTCGCACGAAGAAGCCAGCACCGCTTTGCGATCCGCGCAAGCAAACCGGTGGCCTGA
- a CDS encoding cephalosporin hydroxylase family protein — MDPIEQFRTERAAAIDGYGRDGDFKALSNRWREASMAKRYVYNFDWMGRPIIQYPQDIVAMQELIWATRPDLVIETGIAHGGSLIMSASLLAMLDMCDAIEAGVSFDPSRSKRKVIGIDIDIRPHNRAAIESHPLASRIQMFEGSSIDPDIVTQVREASAGYSRVMVCLDSMHTHAHVLAELEAYAPLVTAGCYCVVFDTLVEDMPAGFFDDRPWDVGDNPKTAVHEYLKSHPEFEIDRSVQNKLMVTVAPDGFLKRL; from the coding sequence ATGGACCCCATCGAACAATTCCGCACCGAGCGGGCGGCCGCGATCGACGGCTATGGCCGTGACGGCGATTTCAAGGCGCTTTCGAACCGGTGGCGCGAGGCTTCTATGGCGAAGCGCTACGTCTATAATTTCGATTGGATGGGGCGCCCGATCATCCAATATCCGCAGGATATCGTGGCGATGCAGGAGTTGATCTGGGCGACACGGCCCGATCTGGTGATCGAGACGGGGATCGCGCATGGCGGCTCGCTGATCATGAGCGCCTCGCTGCTCGCGATGCTCGACATGTGCGACGCGATCGAGGCGGGCGTTTCATTCGACCCCAGCCGGTCCAAGCGCAAGGTCATCGGCATCGACATCGACATCCGCCCCCACAACCGCGCGGCGATCGAGAGCCATCCGTTGGCGAGCCGCATCCAGATGTTTGAGGGATCTTCCATCGATCCGGACATCGTCACGCAGGTGCGCGAGGCGTCGGCCGGCTACAGCCGCGTCATGGTATGCCTCGATTCCATGCATACCCATGCGCATGTGCTCGCCGAACTCGAAGCCTATGCGCCGTTGGTGACGGCCGGCTGCTATTGCGTGGTCTTCGACACTCTGGTCGAAGACATGCCCGCGGGTTTCTTCGACGACCGCCCCTGGGACGTGGGCGACAATCCGAAGACCGCGGTGCATGAGTATCTGAAGTCGCATCCTGAGTTCGAGATCGACCGGTCGGTTCAGAACAAGTTGATGGTGACCGTTGCGCCGGATGGCTTCCTGAAGAGGCTTTGA
- a CDS encoding NAD-dependent epimerase/dehydratase family protein, whose translation MFTVFGGSGFIGRNLVRRLRNRGAEVRVPSRAAMPAAGEDLGHVIFAIGLTADFRTRPFDTIEAHVSLAAKLLRENGFSSFLYLSSTRVYAGSEDTREEARLSASPLDPSDLYNLSKLTGEAICLASGREKVRVARLSNVVGPGEAKSDTFLGALCREAGSGRIQLQTALDSSKDYIWIDDAVDLLLRIAQEGRHSVYNVASGRQTSHAEWCAAIQSRTKCSVAVDEGAPTISFAPISVDRSKDEFAFAAAPVLERIAEILGEGEPDTGSHPRPSTRSRI comes from the coding sequence ATGTTCACGGTATTCGGCGGCTCCGGTTTCATCGGGCGCAATCTCGTCCGCCGATTGCGCAACCGGGGTGCCGAGGTGCGTGTTCCTTCCCGCGCCGCTATGCCTGCGGCCGGCGAGGACCTCGGCCATGTCATCTTTGCCATCGGCCTTACGGCCGATTTCCGCACCCGGCCGTTCGACACCATCGAAGCGCATGTCTCGCTCGCAGCGAAGCTCCTGCGGGAGAATGGGTTTTCGTCCTTTCTCTATCTCTCGTCCACTCGAGTCTATGCCGGCAGCGAAGATACGCGCGAGGAAGCCCGGCTGTCGGCCTCGCCGCTCGATCCTTCGGATCTCTACAATCTCTCCAAGTTGACGGGCGAAGCGATCTGCCTCGCCTCCGGCCGCGAGAAGGTGCGGGTCGCCCGCTTGTCGAACGTCGTCGGGCCCGGCGAGGCGAAGTCGGACACGTTCCTGGGCGCGCTGTGCCGGGAGGCAGGCAGCGGCCGTATCCAGCTCCAAACCGCGCTCGATTCGAGCAAGGATTATATCTGGATCGACGATGCCGTGGACCTCCTCTTGCGGATCGCGCAGGAGGGCCGCCATTCCGTCTACAACGTCGCAAGCGGGCGTCAGACGAGCCACGCCGAGTGGTGCGCAGCCATCCAATCCCGGACGAAATGCTCCGTAGCTGTGGACGAAGGTGCGCCGACGATTTCATTCGCACCGATCTCTGTCGACAGGTCGAAGGACGAGTTCGCTTTTGCTGCAGCACCTGTGCTAGAGCGCATCGCAGAAATCCTGGGCGAGGGAGAGCCGGATACCGGTTCCCACCCGCGGCCCTCCACAAGAAGCAGGATCTGA
- a CDS encoding LysR family transcriptional regulator, whose product MSTDLNLNLLRSFFMIAEERSLTRAAARLNMSQPSVSQALQRLEEQLACQLVLRGSRKFELTSRGQKIYEECGEIFRAVERIGQLTQERTAEEFGEVRIQIISNLESPLINEALRLYHQRFPSVTWVMEVQNSQDTVKRIQTEKCGIGLCLLSRPVFSLNCQLLFREEFSVYCGAEHPLFGRKEVEKRELRQESFVSFTCATEGMGLEPMAVLSQSLGLGERISGQSPNLEEVRRMIVAGLGIGILPLTAVHDEVASGLLWPLEIKGYPLGADVFLVTHPEGDYSRAEQHFIDLVQELRSLYPEMH is encoded by the coding sequence ATGTCGACAGATCTCAATCTCAATCTCCTGCGGTCGTTTTTCATGATCGCCGAAGAGCGAAGCCTCACGCGGGCAGCGGCCCGGCTCAACATGAGTCAGCCATCGGTCAGCCAGGCGCTGCAACGACTGGAGGAGCAGTTGGCCTGTCAGCTCGTCCTTCGCGGCAGCCGGAAGTTCGAGCTGACGTCCCGGGGGCAGAAAATCTACGAGGAATGCGGAGAGATCTTCCGAGCCGTCGAGCGTATCGGCCAGCTCACGCAGGAAAGGACCGCCGAAGAGTTCGGCGAGGTGCGCATCCAGATCATCTCGAACCTCGAGTCCCCGCTCATAAACGAAGCGCTGCGTCTCTACCATCAGCGCTTTCCCTCCGTAACCTGGGTGATGGAGGTCCAGAACAGCCAGGATACGGTCAAGCGGATCCAGACGGAGAAATGCGGAATAGGATTATGTCTCCTGTCACGCCCCGTCTTCAGCCTGAATTGTCAGTTGCTGTTTCGCGAGGAATTCAGCGTCTATTGCGGCGCTGAGCATCCCCTCTTCGGCCGTAAGGAGGTGGAGAAGAGGGAACTGCGGCAGGAGTCATTTGTTTCCTTTACCTGCGCCACCGAAGGCATGGGCCTCGAGCCCATGGCGGTCCTCAGCCAAAGCCTCGGTCTCGGCGAACGGATCAGCGGGCAAAGCCCCAATCTCGAGGAAGTAAGACGCATGATCGTCGCCGGTCTCGGGATCGGAATTCTCCCGTTGACGGCGGTTCACGACGAAGTCGCGAGCGGACTTCTCTGGCCGCTCGAAATCAAGGGTTATCCGCTCGGCGCGGACGTGTTTTTGGTGACGCACCCGGAAGGCGACTATTCCCGCGCCGAGCAACATTTCATCGACCTGGTGCAGGAGCTGCGCTCGCTCTACCCGGAAATGCACTGA
- a CDS encoding FecCD family ABC transporter permease, translating to MAAVAEEIAGIEGRGRYRALVFRRLVMLSGLVAALFVSVAVDMALGPANYPLSDVLTALFHAETVSDQLRVVIWDIRMPIALMAVTVGALLSLAGAQMQTILANPLASPFTLGISAAAGFGAALGLVAGVAVFPVAVQYMVPVNAFLMAMVAALFIHFASTMRGVTVETIVLLGIALVFTFNAALSLLEYLASEQALAAVVFWTMGSLTKATWPKVWVTGAVLLVAVPVFARRAWALTALRLGEDKAASFGINVRRLRLETMMTVSLLAAIPVSFVGTIGFVGLVGPHIARMLVGEDQRFFLPASVLCGALLLSVTSVVSKMLIPGAVLPIGIITALVGVPFFFVLIFTNRKRAW from the coding sequence ATGGCTGCTGTCGCCGAGGAAATCGCAGGCATCGAAGGGCGCGGACGATACCGCGCCCTCGTCTTTCGCCGGCTCGTCATGCTCTCGGGCCTCGTTGCCGCGCTGTTCGTCTCCGTTGCCGTCGACATGGCGCTCGGCCCTGCGAACTATCCGCTTTCCGACGTCCTGACGGCGCTGTTTCATGCCGAGACCGTGAGCGATCAACTCCGCGTCGTGATCTGGGATATACGCATGCCGATCGCCCTGATGGCGGTCACGGTCGGCGCCTTGCTGTCTCTGGCGGGTGCGCAAATGCAGACGATCCTGGCCAATCCGCTGGCGAGCCCGTTCACGCTCGGCATTTCGGCCGCCGCCGGCTTCGGCGCAGCGCTCGGGCTCGTCGCCGGCGTCGCCGTGTTCCCGGTCGCCGTTCAATATATGGTGCCGGTCAACGCCTTCCTGATGGCGATGGTGGCGGCGCTCTTCATCCATTTCGCCTCCACCATGCGCGGCGTCACCGTCGAGACGATCGTCCTTCTCGGTATCGCGCTCGTCTTCACCTTCAATGCGGCGCTGTCGCTGCTCGAATATCTCGCCTCCGAACAGGCGCTGGCGGCGGTCGTGTTCTGGACCATGGGGAGCCTCACCAAGGCAACCTGGCCGAAGGTCTGGGTCACCGGCGCGGTGCTGCTCGTTGCGGTGCCGGTCTTCGCAAGGCGCGCCTGGGCGCTGACCGCGCTGCGGCTCGGCGAGGATAAGGCGGCGAGCTTCGGCATCAATGTCCGCCGGCTCAGGCTCGAAACGATGATGACGGTCAGTCTGCTCGCGGCGATCCCGGTTTCCTTCGTCGGCACGATCGGTTTCGTCGGCCTGGTCGGGCCGCATATCGCCCGCATGCTCGTCGGCGAAGACCAGCGCTTCTTCCTGCCGGCCTCGGTGCTTTGCGGCGCACTGCTGCTCTCCGTCACCTCGGTCGTCAGCAAGATGCTCATCCCCGGTGCGGTGCTGCCGATCGGCATCATCACCGCGCTCGTCGGCGTCCCCTTCTTTTTCGTGCTGATCTTCACCAACAGGAAGCGCGCATGGTAA
- a CDS encoding ABC transporter substrate-binding protein codes for MKFFNKVAAAAAGFCLFISSIALADTVKVTDVTGREVEVNVPVEHVILGEGRQIYFVGALDKDEPFKRVVGWRDDLAKADPETYAAYLAKYPDIAKLPTFGGMKDGTFDIEQAVALKPDVMLMNIDAKTATEEAGYIEKLEKVGIPLVYVDFREKPMENTEPSMRLIGKLFGKEEKAEEFIKFRADSIAKVTDTLAKANPKKPLVFMERAGGYSDDCCMSFGNENFGRMVEFAGGVNMAKDIIPGTFGTVNPEQVIASNPDQIIITGGNWEGYVPGGAWVGVGYGADEKEAQRKLEGLTERPAFTGVKAVKGGNVHAVWHQFYNNPYQFVAIQQMAKWLHPDLFGDLDPEATFKELHERFLPLPYKSGYFVSLNASR; via the coding sequence ATGAAGTTTTTCAACAAGGTGGCCGCTGCCGCTGCGGGTTTCTGCCTATTCATTTCAAGCATTGCGCTTGCCGACACCGTCAAGGTCACGGACGTAACCGGTCGCGAGGTCGAGGTCAACGTGCCGGTCGAGCATGTGATCCTCGGAGAGGGGCGCCAGATCTACTTCGTCGGCGCTCTCGACAAGGACGAGCCGTTCAAGCGCGTCGTCGGCTGGCGCGACGATCTCGCCAAGGCCGACCCGGAAACCTACGCCGCCTATCTCGCGAAGTACCCCGACATTGCCAAGCTGCCGACCTTCGGCGGCATGAAGGACGGAACCTTCGACATCGAACAGGCGGTCGCGCTGAAGCCCGACGTCATGCTGATGAATATCGACGCCAAAACGGCGACGGAGGAGGCTGGTTATATCGAGAAGCTCGAGAAGGTCGGTATCCCGCTCGTCTATGTCGATTTCCGCGAAAAGCCGATGGAGAACACCGAGCCGAGCATGCGCCTCATCGGCAAGCTCTTCGGCAAGGAGGAAAAGGCCGAGGAATTCATCAAGTTCCGTGCCGACAGCATCGCCAAGGTGACCGATACCCTCGCCAAGGCCAACCCGAAGAAGCCGCTCGTTTTCATGGAGCGCGCCGGCGGTTATTCGGATGACTGCTGCATGTCCTTCGGTAACGAGAATTTCGGCAGGATGGTCGAGTTCGCGGGCGGCGTGAACATGGCGAAGGACATCATTCCCGGCACCTTCGGCACCGTCAATCCGGAGCAGGTCATCGCATCCAATCCCGATCAGATCATCATCACGGGCGGCAACTGGGAAGGTTATGTGCCCGGCGGGGCCTGGGTCGGCGTCGGCTATGGCGCGGACGAGAAGGAGGCGCAGCGTAAGCTCGAAGGTCTCACCGAGCGTCCGGCTTTCACGGGTGTGAAGGCAGTCAAGGGCGGCAACGTCCATGCCGTCTGGCATCAGTTCTACAACAACCCCTATCAGTTCGTGGCCATTCAGCAGATGGCAAAGTGGCTCCACCCGGACCTCTTCGGCGATCTCGATCCCGAGGCGACGTTCAAGGAACTGCACGAGCGTTTCCTGCCGCTGCCTTACAAGAGCGGCTACTTCGTCTCCCTGAATGCAAGCCGGTAA